A window from Acropora palmata chromosome 14, jaAcrPala1.3, whole genome shotgun sequence encodes these proteins:
- the LOC141865807 gene encoding methylcrotonoyl-CoA carboxylase beta chain, mitochondrial-like produces MNHPLFCRIFCVRRVFTSLLASPLIKAVGAREASNGNSFQRICSFLDKNNPEFLAKIPVRTEVLKNFEDAKNKALQGGGQKAIERHTKRNKKLLVRERIDKLLDKGSHFLELSQFAGLNLEYGDVPCAGVVSGIGEVSGRLCVIIANDATVKGGTIYPIAVKKQLRAQEVAKVNKLPCIFLIDSGGAFLPLQADIFPETGGRVFYNEAVMSMNGIPTVCVVCGSCTAGAAYVPTMADEAVIVDKIGTIFLGGPPLVKAATGEVVTAEELGGAMMHSSVSGCTDHFEENEEDALETTRNIVATLNTDQHFVSSALAKDPLHDAEDLLTLALYDSAQFPIYEILARVVDGSQFQEFKAKFGSTLITGFAYVSGHLVGIVANNGFLSSQASLKGAHFVELCCQRNLPLIFLQNITPNYPDSLSMEEQACLIKDQAKMMSAVACAEVPKITVVMKGSFGPSSYALCGRSFDPHFLFTWPTATVAMDTVKGMAERCCFESGIEDDESSDEKQKEFKDTILKKFERESIAYYGSARLWDDGVILPGDTRKVLELSLRAALSSFPNKKSNKFGVFRM; encoded by the exons ATGAATCATCCTTTGTTTTGTCGGATTTTTTGTGTGCGTAGAGTCTTCACGAGCCTCTTGGCGTCTCCTCTTATTAAAGCTGTCGGAGCCAGAGAAGCCTCAAACGGAAATAGTTTTCAGCGTATTTGTAGTttccttgacaaaaacaaTCCAGAATTTCTTGCAAAGATCCCTGTACGAACCGAGGTGTTGAAAAACTTTGAAGATGCAAAGAATAAAGCTCTCCAGGGTGGCGGACAAAAAGCTATTGAGAGACACACGAAAAGGAACAAGAAGCTTCTTGTGAGGGAAAGAATTGATAAACTCTTAGATAAAGGTTCACACTTCCTGGAGCTTTCACAGTTTGCTGGATTAAATCTTGAGTATGGTGACGTACCTTGTGCAGGAGTAGTGTCTGGTATTGGAGAGGTGTCTGGAAGGCTCTGCGTTATTATTGCCAATGATGCAACAGTTAAAGGTGGGACTATTTACCCTATTGCTGTCAAGAAGCAACTAAGAGCACAAGAAGTTGCCAAAGTGAATAAACTACCTTGCATATTTCTTATTGATTCAGGAGGTGCATTTCTTCCCTTACAG GCTGACATTTTTCCAGAAACTGGAGGGAGAGTTTTTTATAATGAAGCTGTCATGTCTATGAATGGAATACCAACT GTTTGTGTTGTATGTGGATCCTGTACTGCTGGTGCTGCTTATGTTCCTACCATGGCTGATGAGGCTGTCATTGTGGACAAGATTGGAACAATTTTTCTAGGTGGTCCTCCACTTGTTAAG GCTGCTACTGGTGAGGTTGTCACTGCTGAAGAGCTTGGTGGTGCGATGATGCATTCCAG TGTGAGTGGGTGTACAGatcattttgaagaaaatgagGAAGATGCATTGGAAACAACTAGAAATATTGTAGCCACCTTGAATACAGACCAGCATTTTGTTTCATCAG CTCTGGCAAAGGACCCATTGCATGATGCTGAAGACCTTTTGACTCTAGCTCTCTATGACAGTGCACAGTTCCCAATTTATGAG ATATTAGCCAGAGTGGTAGATGGAAGTCAATTTCAGGAATTCAAAGCTAAATTTGGTTCTACTCTCATCACAGGATTTGCTTACGTTAGCGG CCATTTGGTGGGCATTGTGGCCAACAATGGTTTCCTGTCTTCACAAGCTTCTTTAAAG GGGGCTCATTTTGTGGAGTTATGTTGTCAGCGGAACCTTCCTCTTATATTCCTTCAAAACATCACTCCTAACTACCCTGACAGTTTATCAATGGAGGAGCAGGCCTGTTTGATAAAAGACCAAGCTAAGATGATGTCTGCAGTTGCCTGTGCTGAG GTCCCAAAGATAACTGTGGTAATGAAGGGTAGCTTTGGTCCTAGCAGTTATGCCTTG TGTGGACGCTCGTTTGACCCTCACTTTCTTTTCACATGGCCAACTGCCACAGTTGCCATGGACACAGTGAAGGGCATGGCAGAAAGGTGCTGTTTTGAG AGTGGAATTGAAGATGATGAATCCAGtgatgagaaacaaaaagaattcAAGGACACAATCCTGAAGAA atTTGAGAGGGAGTCAATTGCTTACTATGGATCAGCGCGTTTATGGGATGACGGTGTGATCCTGCCCGGAGATACCAGGAAG GTTCTTGAATTGAGTTTGCGAGCAGCTCTGTCTTCATTTCCTAATAAGAAAAGCAATAAGTTTGGTGTTTTCAGGATGTGA